Part of the Weissella coleopterorum genome is shown below.
TGGCAGATATTTTTGAAACACCGGTTCATGTGCCGATTGCCTTTGAATCTGGAACATTGGCTGCAATGTTTCTAGCTAAGATGGCCCTAGGTGAAGCTAAAGAATTATCTGAAATTAACCAATATATTGGTGATGTTACTACATATAAACCTAATCCTAAAAATTTTGCTCGTTATCGAGCTATGATGGAAATTTTTATTAATGTCACTCGTGATCTAAAACAAGATTTTTCAGCGATTGCTGACTATCAACGTGAATTTACAGAATAAGAAAACTATGGTCTTTAAGGAGCCTTTATTATGCCAGAATACAAAATTGCATTAGTTAACTCAAATAGTTTCGGGAAAATCTATCCCGAACACATACAACGCCTAGAAAAAATTGGAACTGTTCAACGTTTCATAGTGGATCAACAAATACCAGGGAAAGAATTAGCAGAATTACTTCACGGATTTAATATTATTATTGCCAGTGTTACTCCAAATTTCACACGTGAATTTTTTGAAAATAAAGACGAATTATTATTACTTTCGAGACACGGAATTGGCTATAACAATGTGGACGTTCCTGCTGCTCGTGAACACGGTACACTGGTAACCCTAGTTTCACAATTAGTTGAACGTGATGCTGTCGCCGAAAATGCTTTCACAAATCTTTTAGCTATTACGCGAAGAACCGTTGCCGCTGACTCAGCAACTCACAAAGGCGATTGGTCCAACCGAGCTGATTTTCAAGGAACTAATTTTACTGGTAAAACTTACGGTGTTATTGGCTGCGGAAATATTGGTAGCCGGGTTGCAGAACTATTTTTATACGCCTTCAATGGTCGCGTATTAGTTGCTGATCCGGAGCCCCATGCCGCTGATGGGTGGTTTGAAGCTAACCCTAAAATTGAACATGTTTCCTTAGAAACATTACTCAAAGAATCAGATTTCATTTCACTAAATGCATCATTAAATGCAACATCCGAAGAA
Proteins encoded:
- a CDS encoding D-isomer specific 2-hydroxyacid dehydrogenase family protein is translated as MPEYKIALVNSNSFGKIYPEHIQRLEKIGTVQRFIVDQQIPGKELAELLHGFNIIIASVTPNFTREFFENKDELLLLSRHGIGYNNVDVPAAREHGTLVTLVSQLVERDAVAENAFTNLLAITRRTVAADSATHKGDWSNRADFQGTNFTGKTYGVIGCGNIGSRVAELFLYAFNGRVLVADPEPHAADGWFEANPKIEHVSLETLLKESDFISLNASLNATSEEIINTDSISLMKDGVYITNAARGALINEPSLLNAIESGKIAGYGTDTMIEEPVQQDHPFLKNNHIIVTPHTSAYTDDCLHAMGEKCVSDVENFINHQPLVREITLTDELKNL